A window from Shewanella livingstonensis encodes these proteins:
- a CDS encoding TAXI family TRAP transporter solute-binding subunit codes for MKLTKRFCMIGAAAALSISTAVMAAPTFINILTGGTSGVYYPIGVALSQLYNNGIEGSKTSVQATKASVENLNLLQAGRGELALALGDSVSAAWAGDAEAGFKKPLDKLRVIAATYPNFIQIVANKDAGINTLADLKGKRISVGAPKSGTELNARAILAAAGLSYDDMGTVEFLPYAESVELIKNRQLDATLQSSGLGMAAIRDLAATMPINFVAIPAEVVAKINNPAYQVGVIAANTYEGQTTDISTVAIQNLLVTHSKVSDEIAYQMTKLMFENLERLGTAHSAAKDISLETATKNLPIPLHPGAERYYKEVNAL; via the coding sequence ATGAAACTAACCAAACGCTTTTGCATGATCGGCGCCGCGGCTGCGCTATCTATCAGTACAGCAGTTATGGCGGCACCCACCTTTATTAACATTCTCACCGGCGGTACCAGTGGTGTGTATTATCCTATCGGTGTTGCACTGTCACAATTGTATAATAATGGTATTGAAGGCTCTAAAACCTCTGTTCAAGCGACTAAAGCATCGGTTGAAAATCTTAATCTATTGCAAGCGGGTCGTGGTGAGTTAGCGCTTGCACTAGGTGATTCAGTATCTGCTGCATGGGCTGGAGATGCAGAAGCCGGTTTTAAAAAACCGCTAGATAAGTTACGCGTTATTGCCGCAACCTATCCAAATTTTATTCAAATTGTGGCTAATAAAGATGCCGGCATTAACACTCTTGCTGATTTAAAAGGCAAACGTATTTCTGTTGGTGCACCTAAGTCAGGTACTGAGTTAAATGCCCGCGCTATTTTAGCTGCAGCAGGGTTAAGTTATGACGATATGGGCACCGTGGAATTTTTACCTTATGCAGAGTCTGTTGAGCTTATTAAAAACCGTCAATTAGATGCTACGCTACAATCATCTGGTCTAGGTATGGCGGCTATTCGTGATTTAGCAGCAACAATGCCCATTAACTTTGTTGCGATCCCAGCTGAAGTGGTCGCTAAAATCAATAATCCTGCTTACCAAGTTGGGGTGATTGCTGCCAATACTTACGAAGGTCAAACGACTGATATCAGCACGGTTGCGATTCAAAATTTACTGGTAACCCACAGTAAGGTGTCTGATGAAATTGCTTATCAAATGACTAAGTTGATGTTTGAAAACCTTGAACGTTTAGGCACTGCGCACTCTGCAGCAAAAGATATCAGCTTAGAAACGGCTACTAAAAACTTACCTATTCCATTGCACCCAGGTGCTGAGCGCTACTATAAAGAAGTAAATGCTCTGTAA
- a CDS encoding pseudouridine synthase yields MPNSSNSTADHLQSSSQTPNAAIAAQPSYIVLPRANELAGKQYHTVLEFLIDHFKQIDASVWQQRINDGKVHWQHGELITTDSAYQATAKVYYYREVLAETKVPFIEQVLYQDNDTIIVYKPHFLPVTPGGNYVNECLVHRLRIATQIDTVAPAHRLDKDTAGVMLMTLNPLTRHAYHQLFLDDKITKDYQAIAKLTPTLQSELADNTGALPIHWTVKNRIVAANPSFTMQVVEGEANSHSEISLVAVKGDLGLFELSPITGKTHQLRVHMQSLGMPILHDRFYPLLQPKGPNNFDKPLQLLAKRLRFIDPISAMEQDFQCQGLHF; encoded by the coding sequence ATGCCTAATTCATCAAATAGCACTGCGGATCATCTTCAATCATCTTCCCAAACCCCAAACGCAGCCATTGCCGCTCAACCTTCGTATATTGTGTTGCCGCGTGCTAATGAATTAGCGGGTAAGCAATACCACACAGTACTTGAGTTTTTGATCGATCATTTTAAGCAAATCGATGCCAGTGTGTGGCAGCAACGGATCAATGATGGCAAAGTGCATTGGCAACATGGTGAGTTAATTACCACTGACAGTGCCTATCAAGCCACTGCGAAAGTGTATTATTACCGCGAAGTGCTGGCCGAAACGAAAGTGCCGTTTATTGAGCAGGTGTTGTATCAAGATAACGACACTATTATTGTTTATAAACCGCATTTTTTACCGGTAACGCCAGGTGGTAATTACGTTAACGAATGCCTAGTACATCGTTTACGTATCGCCACTCAAATTGATACTGTTGCACCGGCGCACAGGCTCGATAAAGATACGGCTGGGGTGATGTTAATGACGCTCAATCCGCTAACACGCCATGCATATCACCAGCTGTTTTTAGATGACAAGATCACTAAAGATTATCAGGCTATCGCTAAATTAACGCCTACGTTGCAGAGTGAATTAGCCGATAATACTGGTGCGCTTCCTATTCATTGGACGGTTAAAAATCGTATTGTGGCGGCCAATCCAAGCTTTACCATGCAAGTGGTTGAAGGCGAGGCCAATAGCCATTCTGAAATCAGTTTAGTGGCGGTTAAGGGGGATTTGGGATTATTTGAGTTAAGTCCTATTACCGGTAAAACTCATCAATTACGTGTACATATGCAAAGTTTAGGTATGCCGATTTTACACGACCGCTTTTATCCACTATTACAGCCTAAAGGGCCGAATAACTTTGATAAGCCGTTGCAGTTGTTGGCTAAACGCTTGCGCTTTATCGATCCAATCAGTGCTATGGAACAAGATTTTCAGTGCCAGGGATTACATTTTTAG
- a CDS encoding manganese-dependent inorganic pyrophosphatase, translating to MAMYVVGHKIPDSDSICGAIALAYLKNQIDEPAIAARLGELSPETAFILQKFGFEAPEYKTSYAGEEVYIVDHSEITQAPDDIAQATIVGIVDHHKLGDLTTSTPLECWIRPVGCSNTIIKMMYDFYKVDIPANIAGIMMCAILSDTVIFKSPTCTTADIRCVEALAEIAGIEDFKALGMEMFKVKSAVEGTPPRTLVMRDFKDFNMNGNLVGIGQLEVIDLAVFDDIKADLEADIVKLKVEGNRHSVLLLLTDIMKEGSEMLVASDSADLTERAYGKPTVDGRVWLDGVLSRKKQVVPALQDAFAK from the coding sequence ATGGCAATGTATGTAGTGGGTCACAAGATCCCTGATTCAGATTCAATTTGTGGTGCTATCGCATTAGCATATTTAAAAAACCAAATCGATGAACCGGCAATTGCAGCCCGTTTAGGCGAATTATCACCAGAAACTGCATTTATTTTGCAAAAATTTGGTTTTGAAGCACCAGAATACAAGACCAGTTACGCTGGCGAAGAAGTCTATATTGTTGACCATTCTGAAATTACTCAAGCGCCAGATGATATCGCTCAAGCGACGATTGTGGGTATTGTTGATCACCATAAATTGGGCGACTTAACCACCTCTACACCGCTAGAATGTTGGATCCGCCCAGTGGGTTGTAGCAACACAATCATCAAGATGATGTACGATTTCTACAAGGTTGATATTCCAGCCAATATCGCTGGTATCATGATGTGCGCTATTTTAAGTGACACGGTAATTTTTAAGTCGCCAACCTGCACTACTGCCGATATTCGCTGCGTTGAAGCCTTAGCTGAAATAGCGGGTATTGAAGACTTTAAAGCCTTAGGCATGGAAATGTTCAAGGTAAAATCCGCTGTTGAAGGCACTCCGCCACGCACACTTGTAATGCGTGACTTTAAAGACTTCAACATGAACGGTAACTTGGTTGGTATAGGTCAATTAGAAGTGATCGACCTTGCTGTATTTGACGACATCAAAGCAGATTTAGAAGCTGATATAGTTAAATTAAAAGTAGAAGGTAATCGTCACAGCGTTTTATTACTGCTAACTGACATCATGAAAGAAGGTTCAGAAATGCTAGTTGCTTCTGATTCAGCAGACTTAACTGAGCGCGCTTACGGTAAACCTACCGTTGATGGCCGCGTATGGTTAGACGGCGTATTAAGCCGTAAGAAACAAGTTGTACCTGCACTGCAAGATGCATTCGCAAAGTAA
- the mtgA gene encoding monofunctional biosynthetic peptidoglycan transglycosylase codes for MADRKRGFFGWTWYVTWRFLALLTLLLLLLRFVPPPTTSFMLQSAYPVSQHWVSIDELPPHIPLAMVASEDQLFPQHLGVDFSAISKAIQQYDDGQGLRGASTISQQTAKNLLLWPGQSFVRKGLEAMLAVGLEAIWGKKRILEVYVNVAEFGKGIYGVEAASQHYFNKPAKYLSSKEAAKLAVLLPSPRNRNPNYLTPYLSQRVVWVEQQMKQLGSAYLTPILK; via the coding sequence ATGGCAGATCGTAAGCGCGGTTTTTTTGGATGGACTTGGTACGTAACGTGGCGTTTTTTAGCTTTACTGACGCTATTGTTGTTGTTGCTCAGATTTGTCCCGCCACCGACAACGTCATTTATGCTGCAAAGTGCTTATCCGGTGTCGCAACATTGGGTCAGTATTGATGAGTTGCCGCCACATATTCCGCTCGCCATGGTGGCCTCTGAAGATCAGTTGTTTCCACAGCACCTAGGGGTCGATTTTAGCGCTATCAGTAAAGCCATTCAGCAGTACGACGATGGCCAGGGTCTTCGTGGTGCCAGTACCATCAGCCAACAAACCGCCAAAAACCTTTTATTATGGCCAGGACAAAGCTTTGTTCGTAAAGGATTAGAAGCCATGTTAGCCGTAGGGCTTGAGGCCATTTGGGGCAAAAAACGCATTTTAGAAGTGTACGTAAATGTGGCCGAATTTGGCAAAGGCATTTATGGCGTAGAAGCCGCTAGCCAGCATTATTTTAATAAACCCGCCAAATATCTTAGCAGCAAAGAAGCGGCAAAACTGGCGGTATTATTGCCCAGTCCGCGTAATCGTAACCCAAACTATTTAACGCCTTACCTTAGCCAACGTGTCGTATGGGTTGAACAGCAAATGAAACAACTGGGCAGCGCTTATTTAACCCCTATTCTTAAATAG
- a CDS encoding TRAP transporter permease: MSDPSNNQTMSEQGLSADTRDWPKALFFVALIFSIFQITTAAFHPVSTQVLRAVHVGFLLLVVFISYPGVGKSQPWQPLAWLLGLAGMATAVYQWVFEADLIQRSGDLTQNDMIIGVVLVALVFEAARRVMGIALPIICGIFLAYGLFGEYLPGELMHRGYGFDQIVNQLAFGTEGLYGTPTYVSATYIFLFILFGAFLEQAGMIRLFTDFAMGLFGHKVGGPAKVSVVSSALMGTITGSGVANVVTTGQFTIPLMKRFGYRSAFAGGVEATSSMGSQIMPPIMGAVAFIMAETINVQFIEIAKAAMIPAVLYFCSVFWMVHLEAKRANLSGLPKDQCPDPWAAIKLRWYLLIPLFILIGLLFSGRTPLFSGMVGLALTAIVILGSAIILNLSSKAMRFAFWIALGVICAGFFQLGIGVMFGVIAMLVVICWFVKGGKETLTLCLHALVEGARHAVPVGIACALVGVIIGVVSLTGIASTFAGYILAVGQDNLFLSLVLTMVTCLILGMGIPTIPNYIITSSIAAPALLDLGVPLIVSHMFVFYFGIMADLTPPVALACFAAAPIAKEKGLKISLWAIRIAIAGFIIPFMAVYDPALMLQSGGVLDTIFVVLKATVAIGIWGVIFTGYLLQNLYWWERILGFIAGGCLILATPLSDELGFGLALAFILQHVWRARKLQRLAQGE, translated from the coding sequence ATGAGCGATCCATCCAATAACCAGACAATGTCTGAGCAAGGCTTAAGTGCCGATACTCGAGATTGGCCTAAAGCGTTATTTTTTGTGGCACTAATTTTTTCTATTTTCCAAATTACCACCGCGGCATTTCATCCTGTTTCAACCCAAGTATTACGCGCCGTGCACGTGGGTTTTTTATTATTAGTGGTGTTTATTAGTTATCCGGGTGTTGGCAAAAGTCAGCCTTGGCAACCATTAGCCTGGTTATTGGGCTTAGCGGGTATGGCCACCGCGGTATATCAATGGGTATTTGAAGCTGACTTAATTCAGCGCTCTGGTGACTTAACTCAAAATGACATGATAATTGGTGTGGTGTTAGTCGCTTTGGTGTTTGAAGCTGCACGGCGAGTGATGGGCATTGCATTGCCGATCATCTGCGGTATATTTTTAGCTTATGGTTTGTTTGGTGAGTATTTACCCGGTGAGTTGATGCATCGAGGTTATGGTTTCGACCAAATAGTTAACCAGTTAGCCTTTGGCACAGAAGGTTTATATGGCACACCAACTTATGTCTCAGCGACCTATATCTTCTTATTTATTCTGTTTGGTGCTTTTTTAGAGCAAGCAGGGATGATCCGCTTATTTACCGATTTTGCGATGGGTTTATTTGGCCATAAAGTGGGTGGGCCGGCAAAAGTGTCGGTAGTGTCTTCAGCACTCATGGGCACCATTACCGGTTCGGGGGTTGCCAATGTGGTCACCACTGGCCAGTTCACCATTCCGCTAATGAAGCGTTTTGGCTATCGCTCGGCTTTTGCGGGTGGGGTAGAAGCCACATCCAGTATGGGTAGCCAAATTATGCCGCCGATTATGGGCGCAGTGGCCTTTATTATGGCCGAAACCATTAACGTACAATTTATTGAAATTGCTAAAGCGGCGATGATCCCCGCGGTATTGTATTTTTGCTCTGTGTTCTGGATGGTGCATTTAGAAGCCAAGCGCGCTAATTTATCGGGCCTGCCTAAAGATCAGTGTCCTGATCCGTGGGCGGCGATTAAGTTACGTTGGTACTTACTCATCCCGTTATTTATTTTGATTGGGTTGTTGTTTTCAGGGCGTACACCACTGTTTTCAGGCATGGTGGGTTTAGCGCTCACAGCCATTGTGATTCTAGGTTCGGCGATAATTTTGAACCTATCATCAAAGGCTATGAGGTTTGCTTTTTGGATAGCCTTAGGAGTGATATGTGCAGGCTTTTTCCAGTTAGGCATAGGGGTGATGTTTGGCGTTATCGCCATGCTGGTGGTGATTTGTTGGTTTGTTAAAGGCGGAAAAGAAACCCTCACATTATGTTTGCACGCATTAGTTGAAGGTGCGCGCCATGCGGTACCTGTAGGTATTGCTTGTGCACTGGTGGGAGTAATTATTGGGGTGGTATCGCTCACGGGTATTGCATCTACCTTTGCGGGTTATATTTTGGCTGTTGGTCAAGATAACCTGTTTTTATCATTAGTACTGACTATGGTGACTTGCCTTATTTTAGGTATGGGAATTCCCACTATTCCTAACTATATTATTACTAGTTCTATTGCTGCACCTGCGTTACTAGACTTAGGTGTGCCGTTAATTGTGTCGCATATGTTTGTGTTTTATTTTGGCATTATGGCTGATCTTACCCCGCCTGTGGCACTAGCGTGTTTTGCAGCTGCACCAATCGCAAAAGAGAAAGGCTTAAAAATCAGTTTATGGGCCATTCGAATTGCCATTGCTGGGTTTATTATTCCTTTTATGGCGGTATACGATCCAGCATTAATGCTTCAAAGTGGCGGCGTGTTAGATACTATTTTTGTGGTGCTTAAAGCGACCGTTGCCATTGGTATTTGGGGCGTGATATTTACCGGCTATTTATTACAAAACCTATATTGGTGGGAACGTATTTTAGGCTTTATTGCGGGTGGTTGTTTAATTTTAGCAACGCCATTAAGTGATGAGTTAGGTTTTGGTTTGGCGCTGGCGTTTATTTTACAACACGTATGGCGTGCTCGTAAGTTACAACGTTTAGCGCAGGGTGAATAA
- a CDS encoding alpha/beta hydrolase: MPALRLLAGPTAYEQLEANGLQQSLFTQIFAASGGPKWLAIAGLDKYLFSEFFKQRQDPLYTMGASSGAWRLACMAQQDPLAAYERLEHFYIHQRYEKKPTREQVSAQVLQIVDGILGDQQGADIIANPLIRHHMVACRARHLNRIHAKFGLMVGLSMAAVSNVINRKSLGWHFERVILSHKDAASPFRRLKDLPTKHVELTQDNIRHGLLASGSIPLLLDPVKDLQGSPKGHYYDGGITDYHFDMPLPAATGLSLYPHFYPYMSPGWFDKSLLWRKAKANYHNGLILAPSKQFIASLPFGKIPDREDFKNLDTGSRIAYWQQSVQQSQILADEFAEIVASGTIMDRIERL; the protein is encoded by the coding sequence TTGCCTGCATTACGTTTACTTGCTGGACCAACGGCTTACGAACAACTCGAAGCGAATGGCTTACAACAATCATTGTTTACTCAGATTTTTGCTGCATCAGGCGGGCCTAAATGGTTAGCGATAGCGGGCTTAGATAAATATTTATTCAGTGAGTTTTTTAAACAACGCCAGGATCCTCTTTACACCATGGGCGCATCGTCGGGTGCATGGCGTTTAGCGTGTATGGCACAACAAGATCCATTAGCCGCTTATGAAAGATTGGAGCATTTTTATATTCATCAGCGTTATGAAAAAAAGCCCACTCGTGAACAAGTGAGTGCCCAGGTATTGCAAATTGTTGATGGCATTTTAGGTGATCAACAAGGCGCGGATATTATTGCGAACCCGTTAATACGACATCATATGGTGGCCTGCCGAGCTCGTCATTTAAACCGCATTCATGCCAAGTTTGGTTTAATGGTTGGCTTGTCGATGGCGGCGGTAAGTAATGTTATTAATCGTAAAAGTCTAGGGTGGCATTTTGAGCGGGTTATTTTAAGCCACAAAGATGCAGCATCACCTTTTAGGCGTTTAAAGGATTTGCCGACCAAGCATGTTGAATTGACCCAAGACAATATACGTCATGGGTTATTAGCCAGCGGATCGATCCCGTTATTGCTTGATCCAGTCAAAGATCTACAAGGATCGCCAAAAGGCCATTATTACGATGGCGGTATTACCGATTATCATTTTGATATGCCATTGCCTGCCGCTACAGGCTTGAGTTTGTATCCACACTTTTACCCGTATATGAGCCCAGGCTGGTTTGATAAATCCTTGTTGTGGCGGAAAGCGAAAGCCAACTATCATAATGGCTTAATTTTAGCGCCAAGTAAGCAATTTATTGCCAGCTTACCGTTTGGTAAAATTCCCGATCGTGAAGATTTTAAGAATTTAGATACTGGAAGTCGGATTGCTTATTGGCAGCAAAGCGTGCAGCAAAGCCAGATACTAGCTGACGAGTTTGCCGAGATAGTCGCGTCTGGCACAATTATGGATCGTATTGAGCGTTTATAG
- a CDS encoding glycerophosphodiester phosphodiesterase family protein, with product MLWVSGCNSNDNDDTASAEVDKSVSAQVGPRPLFLVDQMQDSELKSQLAQCASNSFYRTDFSIGHRGASMQFPEHTKEAYQAAIDSGAGIVECDVTFTADKALVCRHSQCDLATTTNILAIPVLANKCSVPFTPADAANGVSATATCCTSDISLAEFKTLKGKMDGFNPKATTVAEFMDGTPNWRTDLYAGNGTLMTHAESITLFKAAGVKMTPELKSASVSMPYDGFTQQDYAQQMLDEYTAAGVDASQVFPQSFNLEDVKYWIANAPEFAEQAVYLDGRDSEAGFDPQNSATWSPSMDTLAADGVKIIAPPLWMLVTLDDNKAIVPSEYAKAAKAAGLKIIAWSLERSGPLSQGGGGWYYQSIADAIDNEGDTFELLDVLAKDVGVIGVFSDWPATVTYYANCMDM from the coding sequence ATGTTATGGGTCTCAGGTTGTAACAGTAACGATAATGATGACACTGCCTCAGCAGAAGTGGATAAAAGTGTCAGTGCGCAAGTCGGCCCTAGACCGCTGTTTTTAGTTGATCAAATGCAAGACAGTGAATTAAAAAGTCAATTAGCACAATGTGCTTCAAACTCATTTTACCGTACTGACTTTTCCATTGGTCATCGCGGTGCATCAATGCAATTTCCTGAGCACACTAAAGAAGCCTATCAAGCGGCAATCGATTCTGGCGCAGGTATTGTGGAATGTGACGTGACTTTTACCGCCGACAAAGCGTTAGTGTGCCGTCATTCACAATGTGATTTAGCCACAACCACCAATATTTTAGCGATACCGGTATTAGCGAATAAGTGCTCTGTGCCATTTACACCTGCCGACGCTGCCAACGGTGTTAGCGCAACCGCGACTTGTTGTACTAGCGACATCAGCCTTGCAGAATTTAAAACCTTAAAAGGTAAAATGGATGGCTTTAATCCCAAAGCCACCACGGTAGCAGAGTTTATGGATGGTACGCCAAATTGGCGTACTGACTTATATGCAGGCAATGGCACTTTAATGACTCACGCTGAAAGTATCACGCTGTTTAAAGCCGCTGGGGTAAAGATGACCCCAGAACTTAAGTCCGCCAGTGTTAGTATGCCCTATGATGGTTTTACTCAACAAGATTATGCTCAACAAATGCTAGATGAATATACCGCTGCGGGGGTCGATGCATCACAGGTATTCCCGCAATCGTTTAATTTGGAAGATGTTAAATACTGGATAGCAAACGCGCCAGAGTTTGCCGAACAAGCGGTATACCTTGATGGTCGTGATAGTGAAGCTGGATTTGATCCACAAAACAGTGCGACTTGGTCACCGAGCATGGATACCTTAGCCGCAGATGGGGTAAAGATTATCGCGCCGCCATTATGGATGTTAGTGACTTTAGATGATAACAAAGCCATCGTACCTTCTGAATATGCCAAAGCGGCTAAAGCTGCTGGCTTGAAAATTATTGCCTGGTCGCTTGAACGTTCAGGTCCACTAAGTCAAGGCGGTGGTGGTTGGTATTATCAAAGCATTGCCGATGCTATTGATAATGAGGGCGACACCTTTGAGTTGTTAGATGTGCTAGCAAAAGATGTGGGGGTTATCGGGGTATTTTCTGATTGGCCTGCAACTGTGACTTACTATGCTAACTGTATGGATATGTAA
- a CDS encoding DUF1850 domain-containing protein, giving the protein MLGLCLGLAGTIWAQVPAEQITLSWTHTIEKIRWAEDYRLTNEGFILEQARVKGSGAGMEIPADAVLKDGSWHYKPNLPILPMLKLGRTPEAGDYQLCVSSTQAGQQCHSMSYWVGEPTTEQPSIELWGCDIPS; this is encoded by the coding sequence ATGCTAGGGCTATGTTTGGGTTTAGCTGGAACGATATGGGCACAAGTGCCTGCTGAGCAGATAACATTATCTTGGACGCATACGATTGAGAAAATTCGTTGGGCCGAAGATTATCGATTAACTAATGAAGGCTTTATTTTAGAACAAGCAAGGGTAAAAGGCAGTGGCGCAGGAATGGAAATTCCTGCCGATGCGGTGTTAAAAGATGGCAGTTGGCACTACAAACCTAATCTGCCTATTTTGCCGATGCTAAAACTTGGTCGCACCCCAGAAGCGGGTGATTATCAGTTATGTGTGTCATCGACTCAGGCTGGGCAACAATGCCATTCTATGAGTTATTGGGTGGGTGAGCCTACCACTGAGCAGCCTTCCATTGAGCTATGGGGCTGTGATATACCAAGTTAG
- a CDS encoding LON peptidase substrate-binding domain-containing protein, with protein MQTKEVALLIQDTVLLPGGRLEIRVVSPSDLSMVADVLKGYYGLAFAPVKVNSELPCYIAATQCNIIDFNQLEDGSLSIVVEGLQRLKILSAAKKRDGCWIARALPCANWCHEPIAGEFEIISAALEQFYQVNPDLLELYSQTHLEDAAWVSQRWLEVLPMYNRDKLMLVEQPNCHKAMDFVLQLLKSHVDV; from the coding sequence ATGCAAACAAAAGAAGTGGCATTACTCATTCAAGATACTGTTTTATTACCCGGTGGTCGGCTTGAAATTAGAGTCGTGTCACCGAGTGATTTATCCATGGTGGCCGATGTGCTAAAAGGCTACTATGGCTTAGCATTCGCGCCAGTAAAAGTGAATAGTGAACTGCCTTGTTATATTGCGGCAACCCAATGTAATATTATTGATTTTAATCAGTTAGAGGATGGTTCTTTAAGTATTGTTGTTGAGGGTTTACAGCGGCTTAAAATTTTGTCGGCGGCAAAAAAACGAGATGGTTGCTGGATTGCCCGCGCCCTCCCTTGTGCTAACTGGTGCCATGAACCCATTGCTGGCGAGTTTGAAATTATCAGCGCCGCACTGGAACAATTTTATCAAGTGAATCCAGATTTACTGGAATTGTATTCACAAACTCATTTAGAAGATGCCGCTTGGGTGAGTCAGCGTTGGTTAGAAGTGTTACCTATGTATAACCGTGATAAGTTGATGTTGGTTGAACAGCCTAATTGCCACAAAGCCATGGATTTTGTACTGCAGTTACTTAAATCACATGTGGATGTATAA
- a CDS encoding DsbA family protein, with protein MPNATLYYVHDPMCSWCWGYRPTWDTLQAQLLQQFGQQLNIKYLVGGLAPDSELPMPQPMQQMLQQTWHKINQQLGTEFNHDFWQQCQPKRSTYPACRATIVARQYGLEQQMINAIQQAYYLNARNPSDVATLVAIATQLGIPADLFDEQLSAVQTEDQLIKEINLARQLPIQGFPSLVLMVDNNAYPIRLDYHQWQTSLADIRTLLSTTQPSE; from the coding sequence ATGCCTAACGCAACACTTTATTATGTTCACGACCCTATGTGCAGTTGGTGTTGGGGATATCGCCCTACATGGGACACCCTGCAAGCTCAACTGCTACAGCAATTTGGCCAACAGCTAAACATCAAATACCTGGTCGGCGGTTTGGCGCCAGATTCTGAACTCCCAATGCCACAACCAATGCAGCAAATGCTCCAACAAACCTGGCATAAGATTAACCAACAATTAGGTACAGAATTTAATCACGACTTTTGGCAGCAGTGCCAACCAAAACGTTCAACGTATCCCGCTTGCAGAGCCACTATTGTTGCTCGCCAATATGGACTGGAGCAGCAAATGATTAACGCCATCCAACAGGCTTATTATTTAAATGCGCGCAACCCATCAGATGTTGCTACCTTAGTCGCTATTGCCACTCAATTAGGTATCCCTGCAGATCTTTTTGATGAACAATTAAGCGCCGTTCAAACCGAAGATCAATTGATCAAAGAAATTAATCTTGCTCGTCAGTTGCCTATTCAAGGGTTTCCTTCATTAGTATTGATGGTTGATAACAACGCTTATCCTATTCGCCTTGATTACCATCAATGGCAAACTAGCTTGGCAGATATCCGTACTCTCTTATCTACAACCCAACCTAGCGAATAA
- a CDS encoding YhcH/YjgK/YiaL family protein yields MIVDTLANRHLYTSLSPRLAKALAHLAETDFSQLEVGNYPLEGKDIFVIVNDYETKPKEIEPFEVHQQYIDVQYVVSGEEEFGYLPLTNQIPSKAYFAKHDYAEFDYQSNQDDAAFIPLKAGMFALFFPGDIHMPGTSAIPQKVRKVVIKVRV; encoded by the coding sequence ATGATTGTTGATACTTTAGCAAATCGTCACCTATACACTTCACTCAGCCCGAGATTAGCAAAAGCCCTAGCTCATCTCGCAGAGACAGACTTTAGTCAACTTGAAGTGGGCAACTACCCGCTTGAAGGCAAAGATATTTTCGTCATCGTCAATGACTATGAAACTAAGCCTAAAGAAATCGAACCCTTTGAAGTTCATCAACAGTATATTGATGTGCAATATGTGGTTAGCGGAGAAGAAGAATTTGGTTATTTACCCTTAACCAATCAAATCCCTTCTAAAGCCTATTTTGCTAAACATGATTACGCTGAATTCGATTATCAATCGAACCAGGATGATGCAGCATTTATTCCGCTAAAAGCGGGCATGTTTGCGCTATTTTTCCCGGGTGATATTCATATGCCGGGCACCAGCGCAATACCGCAAAAAGTCCGTAAGGTAGTGATTAAAGTTCGAGTTTAG